From the genome of Mixophyes fleayi isolate aMixFle1 chromosome 2, aMixFle1.hap1, whole genome shotgun sequence, one region includes:
- the AKAP10 gene encoding A-kinase anchor protein 10, mitochondrial, which translates to MSFFRRKVKGKDKEKTDVKLFKDPAPVSVHSPSRSPKNNALLEAAGPSHVAINAISANMDSYSSSRTAALKKQPTHMEATHFGDLGRSCLNYESQEAKSSLSKTLEQVLQDSVALPYFIQFMELRRMEHLVKFWLEAKSFNSTTWSRIRAYSLNTVKHSSLAEPVSPSPRRPDLSVTPPPISVNQQAQDCSKVPQHTSRLKRLDSAAKQSSAPNHLQTKQKINSIPAIQLELSRDDTLSPNEQSSMLNAPNRNSLTHEGLKNMSQKLMKSIERDAVNTFTKYISPDAAKPIPISEEMRNDIVAKICGEDGQVDPNCFVTAQSIVFNAMEQEHFSEFLRSHHFCKYQIEVLTSGTVYLSDILFCESALFYFSEYMEKEDAVNILQFWLAADNFQSQLAAKNGQYDGQEAQNDAMILYDKYFSLQATHPLGFDDSVRLEIESNICREGGPLPNCFTTPLRQAWTTMEKVFLPGFLSSNLYYKYLNDLIHSVRGDDYSWTGAGNPSQGNQGTPNHEPYASTSENSASQLNVKKGNVKILKNFDEAIIVDAASLDPESLYQRTYAGKMTFGTVSDLGQFIRESEPEPDVKKSKGSMFSQAMKKWVQGSTDEAQEEMAWKIAKMIVNDVMQQAQWMQPPDKYTKI; encoded by the exons TCAAAGGAAAAGATAAAGAAAAGACAGATGTAAAACTATTTAAAG ATCCAGCACCTGTATCAGTACATTCCCCATCAAGAAGCCCGAAAAACAATGCCTTACTGGAGGCTGCTGGACCAAGCCATGTGGCTATCAATGCCATATCGGCAAACATGGACTCTTACTCAAGCAGCAGGACTGCTGCCCTCAAAAAGCAGCCAACTCACATGGAAGCTACACATTTTGGGGACCTAG GTCGTTCATGTCTGAATTATGAATCCCAAGAAGCAAAGTCGAGCCTGTCAAAGACTCTGGAGCAAGTGCTACAAGACAGTGTGGCTCTCCCTTATTTTATCCAGTTTATGGAGCTCCGCAGAATGGAACATTTAGTCAAGTTCTGGCTGGAGGCTAAAAGTTTTAACTCCACTACTTGGTCCCGAATAAGAGCGTACAGTTTAAACACGGTCAAGCACAGCTCGCTGGCAGAACCAGTATCGCCTTCTCCGAGGCGGCCTGACTTGTCTGTAACGCCACCACCTATATCGGTTAATCAGCAGGCTCAGGATTGCTCTAAAGTTCCACAGCACACGTCCAGGTTGAAAAGATTGGATTCCGCAGCAAAGCAGAGCAGTGCGCCAAACCATTTGCAGACTAAACAGAAGATAAATAGCATACCAGCTATTCAACTAGAACTGTCCAGAGATGACACCTTATCCCCCAATGAGCAGTCTTCCATGCTTAATGCACCAAACCGAAACAGCCTGACACATGAAGGGCTGAAAAACATGTCACAGAAATTAATGAAAA GTATAGAGCGAGATGCTGTTAATACTTTCACCAAATACATTTCACCGGATGCTGCTAAGCCTATACCGATCAGTGAGGAAATGAGGAACGATATTGTAG CAAAGATCTGTGGTGAGGACGGCCAAGTGGATCCCAACTGCTTTGTTACGGCACAGTCCATAGTATTTAATGCCATGGAACAAGA GCACTTTTCAGAATTTTTGCGAAGTCATCATTTCTGTAAATACCAGATTGAGGTGTTGACCAGTGGAACAGTTTACCTGTCGGATATATTGTTCTGTGAATCTGCTCTCTTTTATTTCTCAGAG tatATGGAGAAAGAAGATGCAGTGAATATATTACAGTTCTGGTTGGCGGCTGACAACTTCCAGTCTCAGCTTGCTGCCAAGAACGGCCAGTACGATGGGCAGGAGGCACAGAATGACGCAATGATCCTCTATGATAA GTATTTTTCCCTACAAGCAACACACCCTTTAGGCTTTGATGACTCTGTCCGGCTGGAAATTGAGTCCAACATTTGCAGGGAGGGCGGCCCCCTCCCAAACTGCTTCACCACTCCATTGCGTCAGGCTTGGACCACCATGGAAAAG gtcTTCTTGCCGGGATTTCTCTCCAGCAATCTGTATTATAAGTACTTGAACGATCTGATCCACTCAGTACGAGGGGACGACTACAGTTGGACTGGAGCAGGGAATCCCAGCCAAGGGAATCAAGGCACTCCCAACCATGAGCCCTATGCCAGCACATCGGAGAACTCTGCCTCTCAG cttaATGTCAAAAAGGGCAATGTAAAAATTCTGAAAAATTTTGATGAAGCAATAATTGTTGATGCTGCGAGCCTGGATCCTGAATCACTTTATCAACGGACATATGCTGG AAAAATGACTTTTGGGACAGTTAGTGATCTGGGTCAATTCATCCGTGAGTCTGAGCCTGAGCCAGATGTGAAGAAATCCAAAG GTTCAATGTTCTCACAAGCTATGAAAAAGTGGGTCCAAGGAAGCACAGATGAG GCTCAAGAAGAAATGGCTTGGAAGATAGCAAAGATGATTGTTAATGATGTAATGCAACAGGCACAGTGGATGCAGCCGCCGGATAAATATACTAAG ATATGA